In Candidatus Manganitrophus noduliformans, the genomic stretch GAAGCCGAATATCTCCGGGAAGAGATCAAGTCGCTCCACAACTTCGATGAAATCGTCGGCCGCAGCGCGCCGGTCGTCCGGGTTCTCCGGGAGGTCGAACAGGTCGCCGAGACCGACGCCACCGTCCTGATCCTTGGAGAGACCGGAACGGGGAAGGAGCTGATCGCCCGGGCGATTCATGCCGCGAGCCGTCGAAACGACAAACCGTTGATCGGGGTCAACTGTGCCGCCCTTCCCGCCGCCCTCATCGAGAGCGAGCTCTTCGGCCATGAGAAGGGAGCCTTCACCGGGGCGTTGAAGCGGCGCGACGGCCGGTTTGCTTTGGCCGACGGCGGGACGATTTTCCTCGACGAGATCGGCGAGCTTCCGCTCGATCTTCAGGCGAAGCTGCTCCGGGTGCTCCAGGAAGGAGAGTTCGAGGCGGTGGGAAGCGCGCAGACCCGAAAGGTGAATGTGCGGGTCATCGCCGCGACGAACCGCGATCTTCAGAGAGCGGCGAAGGAAGGCCGCTTCCGGGAGGATCTTTATTACCGGCTGAATGTTTTTCCGATTCAGCTGCCGCCGCTGCGGGAACGGGGAGAGGATATCGTCCTTCTTGCCTCCGCCTTTGCGAAGCGGTTCGCGCAACGGTTGGGACGGAGGATCGAGCCGCTTTCGGAGGAGTGCCTCCGGAAGTTAAAGGCCTACCCTTGGCCGGGCAACGTCCGGGAGCTGGCGAATGTCATCGAGCGCGCCGTCATCACGGCGCAGGAGGGCCGGCTCAGTCTCGACCGGGCCCTTCCGGAGGTGGCGCAAGCGCCGCCGCGGACTGAAATTGCCTCGATCCAAGACCGCCTGGCGGAGATCCGGACCATTCAGGAGTTGGAGGATTTGGAACGAAAGAACTTGATCCTCGCCCTGGAGGCGACCGGATGGCGGGTCTCCGGCGACAACGGCGCGGCAAAACTCCTTGGAATGAACCCCTCGACCCTCAGCTCCCGGATCAAAGCGCTCGGGATTACCCGCCCCCGGCACGCAGAAAAGCCGTGAGTTCATTTCTCAGGGAACGTACAGAAGCATCGGGTCCCTCGTATAGGGTTCAACATGTTGAACCCCTACGCTACGTCCCCTCCTGCACCGGTCTCCTTCGACCGGCGGTTGACAAATCGGTCGATCTTCAATACTTTATACGGAGATCAACATTCAGGATATGAAAAGGAGAAATTGATGTCTGAAGAATCCCCCTCGGCAACAAGCTGGCCGAGCGTGCCGGGGGTTGCCTCTCAAACCCCCGTCACCGCCGAAGAGCTGAACGCGTTCGCGGTTGGCAAAGGATATACCGATGAAGCGAAGGAGAACTATTACCTCTCCCATTGGACGCACATTCTCGACGGCGCCTCCCGTTTCTCCAGCTTCAACTGGGCGGCCGCCCTCTTCGGCCTCTCTTGGTGCTTCTGGCGAAAGCTCTACTTAGTAGGGGCAGCCGTTCTCGCCGCGTACCTCCTCGTCTCTTTTTTCCTCGCACATCTCTTCCGGGCCATCAATCCGGCGCAGGACCCTCGCGCCGTGTTGCTGGTCACAGACGTCGCCTGGGCGGGGCTGCTGGTTGTCCAGATTGCGTTGGGGGTGGCCGCCAACAGGCTTTACTTGCGCCGCGCCCTCGCAACGATCAATAAGCTGCGCGAGACGGTCCCTGACCGCTCCGCCTATTTAGAGCGCCTCCGAAAAAAAGGGGGGACCAGCTTTCTTGCCTTTTTGGTCGGTGTGATGATTCTGGCTGCCGCCTATTCCCGGAACCCATTCGCCATCCCCTAGACGACGCGTTGCGACTCATCGGCAAGCGCCTCCTCTTCACCCATTTCACCCATCGTGGAAGAATCGCCAAGAAGGAATCGCCAAATTTCACGATGCCGCTTGTGAAATCTCGTAAATCGCGAAATC encodes the following:
- a CDS encoding sigma-54 interaction domain-containing protein; the encoded protein is MNPSDQKPLQGFDETTALRMILEGTATETGERFFSSLVENLAKALQTHGAWVTEYLPESRRLRALAFRLGNQWIEHYEHKIDGTPCQAVVEGARLLHLPENVLALYPDDPDVQRIEAVSYMGAPLFDVSGEVLGHLAVMDKRPMPAEPRAMALFQIFAARAAAELRRLRAESEVREREEKLGRLFDSAMDAFIELDEALRVTRLNPAAEKVFGSPASRVVGRGFFRFLAKGEEETLRSLIGQLDARPEGHQYLWIPGGLKAVRADGEGFQAEATLSRYEVRRRTFHTLILRNVNERLEAERKIISLTGEAEYLREEIKSLHNFDEIVGRSAPVVRVLREVEQVAETDATVLILGETGTGKELIARAIHAASRRNDKPLIGVNCAALPAALIESELFGHEKGAFTGALKRRDGRFALADGGTIFLDEIGELPLDLQAKLLRVLQEGEFEAVGSAQTRKVNVRVIAATNRDLQRAAKEGRFREDLYYRLNVFPIQLPPLRERGEDIVLLASAFAKRFAQRLGRRIEPLSEECLRKLKAYPWPGNVRELANVIERAVITAQEGRLSLDRALPEVAQAPPRTEIASIQDRLAEIRTIQELEDLERKNLILALEATGWRVSGDNGAAKLLGMNPSTLSSRIKALGITRPRHAEKP
- a CDS encoding DUF2628 domain-containing protein is translated as MSEESPSATSWPSVPGVASQTPVTAEELNAFAVGKGYTDEAKENYYLSHWTHILDGASRFSSFNWAAALFGLSWCFWRKLYLVGAAVLAAYLLVSFFLAHLFRAINPAQDPRAVLLVTDVAWAGLLVVQIALGVAANRLYLRRALATINKLRETVPDRSAYLERLRKKGGTSFLAFLVGVMILAAAYSRNPFAIP